The Corylus avellana chromosome ca8, CavTom2PMs-1.0 genome has a segment encoding these proteins:
- the LOC132189281 gene encoding metacaspase-1-like translates to MLMLVNCSNCRTPLQLPPGAQSIRCAICHAITRIAEPRSLQPPPAPPSSTHHPYGAAPSMAPSPYNHAPPGPSPSVHGRKRAVICGISYKNSSHELKGCINDAKCMKYLLVSRFHFPESSILMLTEEETDPYRRPIKSNIRMAMYWLVQGCQPGDSLVFHYSGHGSQQRNYTGDEVDGYDETLCPLDFETQGMIVDDEINATIVRPLPPRVKLHAIIDACHSGTVLDLPFLCRMDRNGRYMWEDHRPRTGMWKGTNGGEVISFSGCDDDQSSADTLALSRITSTGAMTYSFIQAIERGHGATYGAMLTAMRSTIRNTDDSLGGGGLVTSLLTMLLTGGSGGGLRQEPQLTANEPFDVYAKPFSL, encoded by the exons ATGTTAATGCTCGTAAACTGCTCAAACTGCCGCACGCCACTGCAGCTCCCGCCAGGCGCCCAGTCCATCCGCTGCGCCATCTGCCATGCCATCACCCGCATAGCGGAGCCCCGCAGCCTCCAACCACCACCGGCACCGCCATCCTCCACCCACCACCCGTACGGGGCCGCACCGTCCATGGCTCCATCTCCTTACAACCACGCCCCTCCTGGCCCCTCTCCCTCCGTCCACGGCCGCAAGCGGGCCGTCATCTGCGGTATTTCCTACAAGAACTCCTCGCACGAGCTCAAGGGTTGTATCAACGACGCCAAGTGCATGAAATATTTGCTCGTCAGTCGGTTCCACTTCCCCGAGTCCTCCATTCTCATGCTCACCG AAGAAGAAACTGATCCTTACAGGCGTCCAATTAAAAGCAACATTCGAATGGCAATGTATTGGCTTGTGCAAGGTTGTCAACCAGGAGACTCTTTGGTTTTTCACTATTCTGGCCATGGTTCACAGCAGAGGAACTACACTGGAGATGAGGTGGATGGATATGATGAAACACTCTGCCCCTTAGATTTTGAAACTCAGGGGATGATTGTTGATGATGAGATCAATGCAACGATTGTTCGGCCTCTTCCTCCGAGGGTTAAGCTCCACGCAATCATAGACGCTTGCCATAGTGGCACCGTATTAGATTTACCATTTCTCTGCAGGATGGATAG GAATGGAAGGTATATGTGGGAGGACCATCGCCCAAGAACAGGTATGTGGAAAGGAACAAATGGTGGGGAAGTCATATCCTTCAGTGGCTGTGATGATGATCAGTCCTCAGCAGATACTCTG GCTCTATCAAGGATCACTTCTACTGGTGCCATGACTTATTCTTTCATTCAAGCCATCGAGCGTGGGCACGGAGCTACTTATGGAGCCATGCTAACCGCAATGCGGTCTACCATTCGAAACACCGATGATAGTCTAGGGGGTGGTGGTCTAGTGACATCTCTTCTCACCATGCTTTTAACAGGAGGGAGCGGTGGCGGGTTGAGACAG GAACCACAGCTAACTGCAAATGAACCATTTGATGTGTATGCAAAGCCTTTCTCCCTATAA
- the LOC132190064 gene encoding probable pterin-4-alpha-carbinolamine dehydratase, chloroplastic, translating into MALTAPFSSPLLLPYHRHHAHLNPNPNPNPTLSFRGSRIRAVGNSDLLGDFGARDPFPAEVESRFGEKVLGNAGTDHKILIPNLSALSLSQQQCAPLSPFQVPMTADEAQKLLKKVVGWRLLDEEGGLKLQCLWKLRDFKCGVELINRIYDQVAEAAGHYPNIHLEQPNQVRAELWTASIGGLSMNDFIVAAKIDAIKTSDLVPKKRIWA; encoded by the exons ATGGCCCTCACCGCCCCTTTCTCCTCCCCTCTTCTCCTTCCATATCATCGTCACCATGCCCACCTcaaccccaaccccaaccccaacccAACTCTCTCCTTCAGAGGAAGTAGAATCAGGGCTGTTGGGAACAGTGACCTGCTGGGTGACTTTGGGGCCAGGGACCCCTTCCCAGCAGAGGTGGAGAGTCGTTTTGGAGAGAAGGTGCTGGGAAATGCAGGCACCGATCACAAGATCCTTATCCCCAACCTCTCCGCGCTCTCTCTTTCCCAGCAGCAGTGCGCCCCTCTTTCTCCTTTCCAAGTCCCCATGACCGCCGATGAGGCTCAGAAGCTCTTGAAAAAG GTGGTTGGCTGGAGGCTACTAGATGAAGAAGGCGGGCTTAAACTTCAATGCTTGTGGAAGCTGAGAGATTTTAAATGTGGGGTTGAACTCATCAATAGGATTTATGATCAGGTTGCAGAAGCTGCAGGGCATTATCCAAATATCCACTTGGAACAACCCAATCAAGTTAGAGCTGAACTTTGGACAGCTTCCATTG GGGGATTGAGTATGAATGATTTCATTGTAGCAGCCAAAATAGATGCGATAAAAACGTCGGATCTTGTccccaaaaaaagaatttgggCCTAG
- the LOC132189282 gene encoding probable xyloglucan endotransglucosylase/hydrolase protein 23 yields the protein MALPMASSSASFMFLALTLLSSFLALTAANLSQDFDITWGDGRGKMANNGDLLSLSLDKASGSGFQSKNEFLFGKIDMQLKLVPGNSAGTVTAYYLSSKGSAWDEIDFEFLGNLSGDPYILHTNVFSQGKGNREQQFYLWFDPTADFHTYSILWNPQRIIFSVDGTPIREFKNSESVGVAFPKNQPMRIYSSLWNADDWATRGGLVKTDWSQAPFTASYRNFKADACIWSSGASSCTSSSSTSTNSWFSQEMDTSNQDRLKWVQKNYMIYNYCTDTKRFPQGIPPECNTS from the exons ATGGCACTGCCAATGGCTTCTTCAAGCGCTTCATTTATGTTTCTGGCTCTTACCCTTCTTAGCTCTTTCCTGGCTCTCACAGCTGCTAACTTGTCCCAAGATTTTGACATCACGTGGGGAGATGGCCGAGGGAAGATGGCCAACAACGGCGACCTTCTTAGCCTCTCTCTAGACAAAGCCTCTGGCTCTGGATTCCAGTCCAAGAATGAGTTTCTCTTTGGAAAGATAGATATGCAACTCAAGCTTGTTCCCGGAAACTCTGCTGGCACCGTTACTGCTTACTAT TTATCCTCAAAAGGATCAGCATGGGATGAGATAGACTTCGAGTTCTTGGGAAATCTGAGTGGCGATCCTTACATTCTTCACACCAATGTCTTTAGCCAAGGCAAAGGCAACAGAGAGCAACAGTTCTATCTCTGGTTTGACCCAACTGCAGATTTTCACACCTATTCCATTCTTTGGAATCCTCAGCGCATTAT ATTCTCTGTGGATGGAACTCCCATTAGAGAGTTCAAGAACTCAGAATCGGTTGGTGTTGCATTCCCAAAGAACCAACCAATGAGGATATACTCCAGTCTCTGGAATGCTGATGATTGGGCGACAAGAGGTGGGCTTGTGAAGACAGACTGGAGCCAAGCCCCCTTTACTGCTTCCTACAGAAACTTCAAAGCCGATGCTTGCATTTGGTCCTCTGGAGCATCTTCCTGCACTTCGTCTTCTTCCACCTCTACTAATTCCTGGTTTTCACAAGAGATGGACACTTCAAATCAAGACAGGCTTAAATGGGTGCAGAAGAACTACATGATTTACAATTACTGCACAGACACAAAGAGGTTTCCCCAAGGCATCCCTCCAGAATGCAACACCTCCTAG